The Mycolicibacterium mageritense genome contains a region encoding:
- a CDS encoding DUF6779 domain-containing protein — protein sequence MTVLPRGARPRRGGRRPGWLLLTVLLVLAILASSALVFTDRVELLKLAVILALWAAVVAAFVSVIYRRQSDLDQAKARDLKLVYDLQLDREISARREYELTVESQLRRELASELRAQAADEVAALRAELAALRTNLEILFDTDLAHRPAIETDKSTARAAGRVTASRLDIPDVEVTDIRTEESPIIDVPAVPHPPENDWAAPASGGAHRLPTQPAPAPEQPRRRRRQAEDQPRPEPQAARRQREAPAQPAQPAQQPVPPPPPPRRQPPAPEPPSTWAPPPPPPTMPPMEPSPTIDAPAANRSEPQPRMPWPAAQQPEPPRRTEPAASEWQPAPAEGQFIPAGAPGSNWVAPVPENGAEVEYVGRRRAPETAAPEAPAAPEPPAEPPAPAMSTPAATEPPPPPRGRHSAPADATDPGRPGDAQPEPVLAAEPSAPPPPPVEGSRHRRAAEPEAPAGQHADGQSAAELLARFQAAPAGGGRRRRRDE from the coding sequence ATGACCGTTCTGCCCCGCGGTGCACGACCACGGCGCGGCGGCCGAAGGCCGGGATGGCTGCTGTTGACTGTGTTGCTGGTGCTCGCCATCCTGGCGAGTTCAGCGCTGGTGTTCACCGATCGCGTGGAGTTGCTGAAACTCGCCGTCATCCTGGCGTTGTGGGCTGCTGTCGTGGCGGCCTTCGTCTCCGTCATCTATCGCCGCCAAAGCGACCTCGACCAGGCCAAGGCACGCGACCTGAAGCTCGTCTACGACCTGCAGCTGGACCGCGAGATCTCGGCGCGCCGGGAGTACGAGCTGACCGTCGAGAGCCAGCTGCGCCGCGAACTGGCCTCCGAGCTGAGGGCCCAGGCCGCCGACGAGGTCGCGGCGTTGCGGGCCGAACTGGCCGCGTTGCGGACCAACCTGGAGATCCTCTTCGACACCGACCTGGCGCACCGTCCGGCCATCGAGACCGACAAGTCGACCGCGCGTGCCGCGGGGCGCGTGACCGCGAGCCGCCTCGACATCCCCGACGTCGAGGTCACCGACATCCGCACCGAGGAAAGCCCCATCATCGACGTCCCCGCGGTGCCGCACCCGCCGGAGAACGACTGGGCCGCGCCCGCGTCCGGGGGCGCACACCGGTTGCCGACGCAGCCCGCGCCCGCGCCCGAGCAGCCGCGGCGCCGCCGCAGGCAGGCAGAAGACCAACCGCGGCCCGAGCCGCAGGCGGCCCGGCGGCAGCGGGAGGCGCCCGCACAGCCCGCGCAGCCCGCACAGCAGCCCGTACCGCCCCCGCCGCCGCCGCGTCGCCAACCCCCGGCACCCGAGCCGCCGTCCACGTGGGCGCCACCGCCGCCTCCGCCGACCATGCCGCCCATGGAGCCGTCGCCGACCATCGATGCGCCCGCGGCCAATCGCAGCGAACCGCAGCCGCGCATGCCGTGGCCGGCCGCCCAGCAGCCGGAACCGCCGCGCCGGACCGAACCCGCCGCCTCCGAATGGCAACCGGCACCTGCCGAGGGACAGTTCATCCCCGCGGGCGCGCCTGGCAGCAACTGGGTCGCGCCGGTGCCCGAGAACGGCGCCGAGGTCGAATACGTCGGCCGCAGGCGGGCGCCGGAAACCGCAGCGCCCGAGGCCCCGGCGGCGCCAGAGCCGCCCGCCGAGCCGCCTGCACCCGCGATGTCCACCCCGGCGGCCACCGAACCGCCCCCGCCGCCGCGGGGCCGCCACTCGGCACCGGCCGACGCCACCGATCCGGGCAGGCCGGGTGACGCGCAGCCGGAGCCGGTGCTCGCCGCGGAGCCGTCAGCGCCCCCGCCGCCTCCGGTCGAAGGATCCCGGCATCGCAGGGCCGCCGAGCCCGAGGCACCCGCTGGTCAGCACGCCGACGGACAGTCCGCGGCCGAACTGCTGGCGCGCTTCCAGGCAGCGCCCGCGGGAGGTGGCCGTCGCCGCCGCCGCGACGAGTGA